In Halarcobacter mediterraneus, the following proteins share a genomic window:
- a CDS encoding (2Fe-2S)-binding protein, with the protein MKNIIINSKQFDISNIPEDTPLLWAMRDYLNLTGTKFGCGVSMCGACTILLEGKAIRSCQTPLSEVIGKSVITIENKEDKEVNTLRKYWKEEDVAQCGYCQPGQIMNAAGLLKSNTKPTENQIIEAMNGNVCRCGTYNKIKTAIYNASKEI; encoded by the coding sequence ATGAAAAATATTATAATAAATAGTAAACAATTTGACATTAGTAATATTCCTGAAGATACACCATTATTATGGGCTATGAGAGATTACTTAAATCTTACAGGAACAAAGTTTGGCTGTGGTGTTTCTATGTGTGGAGCCTGTACTATTTTACTTGAAGGAAAGGCTATAAGAAGTTGCCAGACTCCATTAAGTGAAGTTATTGGAAAGAGTGTTATAACTATTGAGAATAAAGAAGATAAAGAGGTAAATACTCTTAGAAAATATTGGAAAGAAGAAGATGTTGCTCAATGTGGATACTGTCAACCCGGTCAAATCATGAATGCAGCTGGACTTTTAAAATCAAATACTAAACCAACTGAAAATCAAATAATAGAAGCGATGAATGGAAATGTTTGTAGATGTGGTACATATAATAAAATAAAAACAGCTATTTACAATGCTTCAAAGGAGATATAA
- a CDS encoding xanthine dehydrogenase family protein molybdopterin-binding subunit — MGVNRREFIKGTTALGTAFIVGFHLQTKGMAAKLEKNDPLEPNAFIKIDKDNTITFILGQVEMGQGTYSTIAMCIADELDAHWENIIFEPAPVKEVYNMPGMGMMLTGGSYSIRNQQNRVRKVGATLRYMLKQAAAKKWQVRVYDIDTKDSYVINKRTKEKLTYGSLIEDIKNMKLPNDIALKKESEYTLIGKPMKRHPIEVEEKLTGKGIFGIDVRLPNMKYASLIFPKVYGAKIKSFDASQAEKLDGIVKIKQLPNNKIAVIANHWWQAKNARDLVKVQWDNGEFEKVSTANLIKEYKEYFDTDIPVMRKDGDTNNAFKTAHKIVEAEYSFPFLAHAPMEPLNCTISHTGDSAYMSVGGQLQTLYRGTAAKILGIEADSIEYYTNYLGGSFGRRSTPNSDFIIDAAFVSKDEGYPIMTLYSREDEIQSGGSYRPMTLANAKLSIDEKGNITALKTNLVNQSLTRGTPFEAFMLKDGVDALQREGLDDHPYTVASHDMKSFCPQSPVTVDWLRSVGHTVSAPIIENIMDEAAFAADIDPLDFRVKNIKNPRFIKLLKNVAKQSDWYNRKKGSGYGVAIAESFGSIVAFVIKVNVKDKDYKVEKVWGAVDCGFAFNPYNVENQMISAINFTIGLTKYSEITITSGKVDQSNFYDYIVSRQEDAPSLIDIDIINSEEKIGGIGEPGVPPMFAAIINALYDATGKRYTDFPIKIG, encoded by the coding sequence ATGGGTGTAAATAGAAGAGAATTTATCAAAGGAACTACAGCTTTAGGTACTGCTTTTATAGTAGGTTTTCATCTTCAAACAAAAGGTATGGCAGCCAAATTAGAAAAAAATGACCCCTTGGAACCAAATGCTTTTATTAAAATAGATAAAGATAATACTATCACTTTTATTTTAGGTCAAGTTGAAATGGGACAAGGTACATACTCAACTATTGCAATGTGTATAGCTGATGAGTTAGATGCTCATTGGGAAAATATTATTTTTGAGCCTGCGCCAGTAAAAGAAGTATATAATATGCCAGGAATGGGGATGATGCTAACTGGTGGTTCATATAGTATTAGAAATCAACAAAATAGAGTAAGAAAAGTTGGTGCAACATTAAGATATATGCTAAAACAAGCAGCAGCTAAAAAATGGCAAGTAAGAGTTTATGATATTGATACAAAAGATTCTTATGTTATAAATAAAAGAACAAAAGAAAAATTAACTTATGGTTCTTTAATTGAAGATATAAAAAATATGAAATTACCAAATGATATTGCACTTAAAAAAGAGAGTGAATATACTCTTATTGGTAAACCAATGAAAAGACACCCTATAGAAGTAGAAGAAAAACTTACGGGAAAAGGTATCTTTGGAATAGATGTTAGGCTTCCTAATATGAAGTATGCTTCACTTATATTTCCAAAAGTTTATGGTGCAAAAATAAAAAGTTTTGATGCTAGTCAAGCAGAAAAACTAGATGGTATAGTAAAAATAAAACAACTTCCTAATAATAAAATAGCAGTTATAGCAAATCATTGGTGGCAAGCTAAAAATGCTAGAGATCTAGTAAAAGTACAATGGGATAATGGTGAGTTTGAGAAAGTCAGTACGGCTAATCTTATAAAAGAGTATAAAGAGTATTTTGATACAGATATTCCAGTAATGAGAAAAGATGGAGATACGAATAATGCTTTTAAAACAGCTCATAAAATAGTTGAAGCTGAGTATAGTTTTCCCTTTTTAGCCCATGCTCCAATGGAGCCTTTAAATTGTACTATCTCTCATACTGGTGATAGTGCATATATGTCAGTGGGTGGACAACTTCAAACTCTTTATAGAGGTACAGCTGCTAAGATTTTAGGTATTGAAGCAGATAGTATTGAATATTATACAAATTATTTAGGTGGAAGTTTTGGTAGACGTTCAACTCCTAATAGTGACTTTATTATAGATGCTGCTTTCGTGTCTAAAGATGAGGGCTATCCTATTATGACTTTATATAGTAGAGAAGATGAAATACAATCTGGTGGAAGTTATAGACCTATGACTTTAGCAAATGCAAAATTATCAATTGATGAGAAGGGAAATATTACAGCACTTAAAACAAACCTTGTAAATCAGTCTCTTACAAGAGGAACACCTTTTGAAGCATTTATGTTAAAAGATGGTGTTGATGCTTTACAAAGGGAAGGATTAGATGACCATCCTTACACAGTAGCTAGTCATGATATGAAGTCGTTTTGTCCTCAATCTCCTGTAACTGTTGATTGGCTTCGTTCTGTAGGGCATACTGTTTCAGCTCCAATTATAGAAAATATTATGGATGAAGCAGCTTTTGCAGCAGATATTGACCCACTTGATTTTAGAGTAAAAAATATTAAAAATCCTAGATTTATAAAACTTTTAAAAAATGTAGCTAAACAATCAGATTGGTATAACAGAAAAAAAGGTAGTGGTTATGGAGTTGCAATTGCAGAATCTTTTGGAAGTATTGTAGCTTTTGTTATTAAAGTTAATGTAAAAGATAAGGATTATAAAGTAGAAAAAGTATGGGGTGCAGTAGATTGTGGATTTGCATTTAATCCATATAATGTAGAAAATCAAATGATAAGTGCTATAAATTTTACTATAGGACTTACAAAATATAGTGAAATTACTATTACAAGTGGTAAGGTTGATCAAAGTAACTTTTACGACTATATAGTTTCAAGACAAGAAGATGCTCCAAGCTTAATAGATATAGATATTATAAATTCAGAGGAAAAAATAGGAGGTATTGGAGAACCAGGAGTTCCTCCAATGTTTGCAGCTATTATAAATGCATTATATGATGCAACAGGAAAAAGATATACAGATTTTCCTATTAAAATAGGATAA
- a CDS encoding XdhC family protein, with protein sequence MFTNKEVLKFVNSSIEKKLDIVVTSVIKTLGSTYTKAGNLLVINSNGQFVGVLGSSYLHNKIFESSKEALKTKQIQIFKSIPQDESSGHGESEFLVQPFFYSEKYGALGIALKNFGKTLVRDIKDASYKILDEVQETKLEAGKFYQTIKAPYSVLIFGLAAHVIPMISMANLMGWKTTVVDLRIKKSYKNKADKFIELETLEDILKIDLDSYDASVILSHNPKTDDTYLKALLDSNISYIGMMGNKQNMKRITKLFNLEDDDRFYAPVGLDIGSNTSQAIALSICAQIEAKKNEKL encoded by the coding sequence ATGTTTACAAATAAAGAGGTTTTAAAATTTGTAAATAGTAGTATTGAAAAAAAATTAGATATTGTAGTGACAAGTGTTATAAAAACACTTGGCTCTACATATACAAAAGCAGGAAATCTTTTAGTTATAAATTCAAATGGTCAGTTTGTAGGTGTATTAGGTAGTTCATATCTTCATAATAAAATTTTTGAATCTTCAAAAGAAGCTTTAAAAACAAAGCAGATACAAATTTTTAAGTCAATACCACAAGATGAATCATCAGGACATGGTGAAAGTGAATTTCTAGTACAGCCATTTTTTTATAGTGAAAAATACGGAGCTTTAGGTATAGCTTTAAAGAATTTTGGAAAAACACTTGTAAGAGATATAAAAGATGCTAGTTATAAAATACTTGATGAGGTACAAGAAACAAAACTAGAAGCTGGGAAGTTTTATCAAACTATAAAAGCCCCTTATTCAGTCTTGATTTTTGGCTTAGCTGCCCATGTAATACCTATGATTTCAATGGCAAACCTTATGGGATGGAAAACTACAGTAGTTGATTTAAGGATAAAAAAATCATATAAAAATAAAGCAGATAAATTTATAGAATTAGAGACTCTTGAAGATATATTAAAGATAGATCTGGATTCATATGATGCTTCAGTTATTTTAAGTCATAATCCAAAAACTGATGATACTTATTTGAAAGCTTTACTTGATTCTAACATTAGCTATATAGGTATGATGGGAAATAAACAAAATATGAAAAGGATAACAAAACTTTTTAATTTAGAAGATGATGATAGATTTTATGCTCCTGTTGGTTTAGATATTGGAAGTAATACTTCCCAAGCAATAGCTTTATCAATTTGTGCTCAAATAGAAGCAAAAAAAAATGAAAAACTCTAA
- a CDS encoding nucleotidyltransferase family protein: MKNSNDLAVIILAAGMSKRLGSCKQLLNYEGKTLLKRAVKKALKLSDDVFVVLGYEKDKCEKELKAFNITTIFNENYEKGMGTSISCGIQHTQNFKNTMILLCDQPFIPLSHLKTLSKEIDNKSIITSLYSNNLKKSVPAIFPNIFYNSLLKLDGDFGAKYLLKDENTIDIKLEKEFTIDIDTKEDKKLFLK, translated from the coding sequence ATGAAAAACTCTAATGATTTAGCAGTTATTATCTTAGCTGCTGGAATGTCAAAAAGATTAGGTTCTTGTAAACAATTATTAAATTATGAAGGTAAGACTTTATTAAAAAGAGCTGTCAAAAAAGCACTTAAGCTTTCAGATGATGTATTTGTTGTTTTAGGATATGAAAAAGATAAATGTGAAAAAGAATTAAAAGCCTTTAATATAACAACTATTTTTAATGAAAACTATGAAAAAGGTATGGGAACATCTATTTCTTGTGGAATACAACATACACAAAATTTTAAAAATACAATGATTCTTTTATGTGATCAACCTTTTATCCCTCTTTCTCATTTAAAAACTCTTAGTAAAGAAATAGATAATAAAAGTATTATTACATCTTTGTATAGTAATAATTTAAAGAAGTCTGTTCCTGCAATTTTTCCAAATATCTTTTATAATTCTTTATTAAAACTTGATGGAGATTTTGGTGCAAAGTATTTGTTAAAAGATGAAAATACAATAGATATTAAACTAGAAAAAGAGTTTACAATAGATATTGATACTAAAGAAGATAAAAAACTTTTTCTAAAGTAA
- a CDS encoding phospholipase A, with the protein MRIFIILILLFNFLLSYDKNSLLKEASKLEKDGKYKEAMLIYKEIANNTYLEKTLEKNSFEEIKIKEMPEEVKVLAQNVNTIEDQETMTTIEQMLASSFNLYPYKENYFFPISYDTKKRNDRKRNETKFQLSLKKPISHNFFGFEETFYFGYTQVSYWQLYSDSSPFRETNYKPEFFVTVPYGKRDKTALKGFKTGFLHESNGQGEEESRSWNRIYLESYFQYKSLFIIPRVWYRIEEKDDDNPDIEDYLGYGDLTFMYPYKENNFKLMLRNNLKSKDNRGFVQFDWTFPFFGSKNTFGHIQISNGYGDSLIDYDKDITRINFGISLSR; encoded by the coding sequence ATGAGGATATTTATTATATTGATTTTATTATTTAATTTTCTTTTATCTTATGATAAAAACAGTTTACTGAAAGAAGCTTCTAAATTAGAAAAAGATGGCAAATATAAAGAAGCAATGCTAATCTATAAAGAAATTGCAAATAATACTTACTTGGAAAAAACCTTAGAAAAAAATAGTTTTGAAGAAATAAAAATAAAAGAAATGCCTGAAGAAGTAAAAGTTTTAGCCCAAAATGTAAATACAATAGAAGATCAAGAAACAATGACAACTATAGAACAAATGCTTGCTTCTTCTTTTAACTTATATCCTTATAAAGAAAATTATTTTTTTCCTATTTCTTATGATACAAAAAAAAGAAATGATAGAAAAAGAAATGAAACAAAATTTCAATTGAGTTTAAAAAAACCTATTTCTCATAACTTTTTTGGTTTTGAAGAAACATTTTATTTTGGATATACACAAGTTTCTTATTGGCAGTTATATAGTGATTCTTCTCCTTTTAGAGAAACAAATTATAAACCTGAATTTTTTGTAACTGTACCTTATGGGAAAAGAGATAAAACTGCTTTAAAAGGTTTTAAAACTGGTTTTTTACATGAATCAAATGGTCAAGGCGAAGAAGAATCAAGGTCTTGGAATAGAATATATTTAGAAAGTTATTTTCAATATAAAAGTCTTTTTATCATACCAAGGGTTTGGTATAGAATTGAAGAAAAAGATGATGACAATCCAGATATAGAAGATTACTTAGGATATGGAGACTTAACTTTCATGTATCCATATAAAGAAAATAATTTTAAACTTATGCTTAGAAATAATCTAAAATCAAAAGATAATAGAGGTTTTGTACAATTTGATTGGACTTTTCCATTTTTTGGTTCAAAAAATACCTTTGGGCATATTCAAATTTCCAATGGATATGGAGATAGTTTAATTGATTATGACAAAGATATTACAAGGATAAACTTTGGAATATCCTTATCAAGGTAA
- the rpe gene encoding ribulose-phosphate 3-epimerase yields the protein MLVAPSILSADFGKLNEEIKAICDGGCDYVHVDVMDGHFVPNMTLGPVVVNPVAKVATKPLDVHLMVENNTFFVELFAPLKPEFISFHIESETHPHRLIQKIKSYGIRPAIVLNPHTPPEAIEYLIEDLDMVLLMSVNPGFGGQKFISSVIEKTKKLKEMINRRNKACLIQVDGGVNDKNIYELKEAGVDMVVAGSYVFGNENYSKAIKSLQV from the coding sequence ATGCTTGTAGCACCTTCAATTCTATCAGCAGATTTTGGTAAGCTAAATGAAGAAATAAAAGCCATTTGTGATGGTGGTTGTGATTATGTACATGTTGATGTGATGGATGGACACTTTGTCCCTAATATGACACTTGGACCTGTTGTTGTTAATCCTGTTGCAAAAGTTGCAACTAAACCTTTAGATGTACATTTAATGGTTGAAAATAATACATTTTTTGTAGAACTGTTTGCTCCTTTAAAACCAGAGTTCATATCTTTTCATATAGAGAGTGAAACTCATCCACATAGACTTATTCAAAAAATTAAATCATATGGTATAAGACCTGCAATAGTTCTAAATCCACATACTCCACCTGAAGCAATAGAGTATTTAATTGAAGATTTAGATATGGTTTTATTAATGTCTGTAAACCCTGGATTTGGTGGTCAAAAATTTATATCAAGTGTTATTGAAAAAACAAAAAAACTTAAAGAAATGATAAATAGAAGAAACAAAGCCTGTTTAATTCAAGTTGATGGTGGAGTTAACGATAAAAATATTTATGAACTAAAAGAAGCTGGTGTTGATATGGTTGTTGCTGGTTCATATGTTTTTGGAAATGAAAATTACTCAAAAGCAATAAAGAGTCTACAGGTTTAA